A window of Argopecten irradians isolate NY chromosome 14, Ai_NY, whole genome shotgun sequence contains these coding sequences:
- the LOC138308051 gene encoding proline-rich protein 36-like — protein sequence MTLFSLNGSSRLHDDIACAEIMRTTLELKFSLKMATRYRSSVKRTQGRTKTIGLFTTWRKALIIILSNSPSHSLLLHSPSLSFSFPTSPLPLSLLLTPDFFTLPLSLLLTPLLSFLLLTPTSPLPLSLLLTPYFFTPPFPSHSRLLHSPSLSPSHSPSSLPLPLLLTPYFFTPPLSPSHSLTSSLPLSLLLTPYFFTPPLSPSHSLLLHSPSLSFSLPTSSTPPLSPLLLHSPSSPSHSLLHSPSLSFSLPTSPLPLPLLLTPYFSTPPLSPSHSLLLTPLLSSHSPFLSPFSPSHSRLLHSPSLSFSLPTSPLPLSLLLTPYFFTPPLSPSHSLLLHSPFSPSHSRLLTPPLSPSHSLLLHSPSLSFSLPTSHSPSLSFSLPYFFTPPLFLSLPTSHSPSSPLTHSLLHSPSLSPSHSRLLHSPSLSFSLPTSSLPLSLLLTPTSPLPPLTLPSLLHSLSYFPPSLPLSLLLTPYFSTPPLLSFSLPTSSLPLFSPSHSLLLHSPSSLSSHSLLLTLPLSLSLSLPTSHSPFLSFSLPTSSLPLSLLLTPYFFTPPLSPSHSLLLHSPSSLLLTPYFSTPPFSPSHSLLLHSPFLSPSSHSLLLHSPSLLLTPDFFTPLFSPSHSLLLHSPSLSFSLPTSSLPLSLLLTPYFSTPPSLSFSLPTSPLPLSLLLTPYFFTPPLSPSHSLLLFTPPLSPSHSLLLHSPSLSFSLPTSSLLPPPLSFSPPYFSLPLSLLLTPYYFFTPPLSPSHSLLLHSPSLSFLTPYFYFFTPPLSPSHSLLLHSPSLSFSLPTSSLPLSPSLSFSLLLLHSPSLSPSHSLLLHSPSLSFSLPLLLSLPLSLLLTPYFSTP from the exons atgacgttattttctcttaacggaagtagccgtcttCATGATGACATAGCATGCGCAGAAATAatgcgcactactctggagttgaaattctcactcaagatggctactcgctaccggtcctcagtgaagcgtacgcaagggag aacaaaaacaataggtcttttcaccacatggcgAAAAGCCCTAATTATAATATTAAGTAACTCTCCTTCTCACTCCCTACTTCTtcactccccctctctctccttctcaTTCCCGACCTCtccactccccctctctctccttctcactcCCGACTTCTTCACACTCCCCCTTTCTCTCCTTCTCACTCCCCTTCTCTCCTTCCTCCTTCTCACTCCTACTTCtccactccccctctctctccttctcactcCCTACTTCTTCACTCCCCCTTTCCCTTCTCACTCCCGACTTCTtcactccccctctctctctccttctcactcCCCTTCTTCACTCCCCCTCCCTCTCCTTCTCACTCCCTACTTCTtcactccccctctctctccttctcactcCCTGACTTCTtcactccccctctctctccttctcactccctacttcttcactccccctctctctccttctcactccctacttcttcactccccctctctctccttctcactccctacttcttccactccccctctctctcctctcCTTCTTCACTCCCCCTCCTCTCCTTCTCACTCCCTACTtcactccccctctctctccttctcactcCCTACTTCTCCACTCCCCCTCCCTCTCCTTCTCACTCCCTACTTCtccactccccctctctctccttctcactcCCTACTTCTCACTCCCCTACTCTCTTCTCACTCCCCCTTTCTCTCCCCCTTCTCTCCTTCTCACTCCCGACTTCTtcactccccctctctctccttctcactccctacttctccactccccctctctctccttctcactccctacttcttcactccccctctctctccttctcactcCCTACTTCTTCACTCCCCCTTCTCTCCTTCTCACTCCCGACTTCtcactccccctctctctccttctcactccctacttctccactccccctctctctccttctcactccctacttctcactccccctctctctccttctcactcCCCTACTTCTTCACTCCCCCTCTCTTCCTCTCACTCCCTACTTCTCACTCCCCCTCCTCTCCTCTCACTCATTCTCTTCTTCACTCCCCTtctctctctccttctcactcCCGACTTCtccactccccctctctctccttctcactccctacttcttcactccccctctctctccttctcactcCTACTTCTCCACTCCCTCCCCTCACTCTCCCCTCTCTTCTCCACTCCCTCTCCTACTTCCCACCTtcactccccctctctctccttctcactcCCTACTTCTCCACTCCCCCTCTTCTCTCCTTCTCACTCCCTACTTCTTCACTCCCCCTCTTCTCTCCTTCTCACTCCCTACTTCTTCACTCCCCCTCCTCTCTCTCCTCTCACTCCCTACTTCTCAcactccccctctctctctcacTCTCACTCCCTACTTCTCACTCCCCCTTTCTCTCCTTCTCACTCCCTACTTCTTCACTCCCCCTTTCTCTCCTTCTCACTCCCTACTTCTtcactccccctctctctccttctcactcCCTACTTCTTCACTCCCCCTCTTCTCTCCTTCTCACTCCCTACTTCTCCACTCCCCCTTTCTCTCCTTCTCACTCCCTACTTCTTCACTCCCCCTTTCTCTCTCCTTCTTCTCACTCCCTACTTCTTCACTCCCCCTCTCTCCTTCTCACTCCCGACTTCTTCACTCCCCTCTTCTCTCCTTCTCACTCCCTACTTCTtcactccccctctctctccttctcactccctacttcttcactccccctctctctccttctcactcCCTACTTCTCCactcccccctctctctccttctcactcCCTACTTCTCCACTCCCCCTTTCTCTCCTTCTCACTCCCTACTTCTtcactccccctctctctccttctcactcCCTACTTCTTTtcactccccctctctctccttctcactccctacttcttcactccccctctctctccttctcactcCCTACTTCTTCACTCCTCCCCCCTCCTCTCTCCTTCTCACCTCCCTACTTCtcactccccctctctctccttctcactcCCTACTACTTCTtcactccccctctctctccttctcactccctacttcttcactccccctctctctccttcCTCACTCCCTACTTC tacttcttcactccccctctctctccttctcactccctacttcttcactccccctctctctccttctcactccctacttcttcactccccctctct ccctctctctccttctcactcCTACTTCTtcactccccctctctctctccttctcactccctacttcttcactccccctctctctccttctcactcCCCCTACTTCTCtcactccccctctctctccttctcactcCCTACTTCTCCACtccc
- the LOC138308251 gene encoding protein phosphatase 1L-like has translation MTVIAACSRFLRRYLFCQEALIFFVIFVILYNSLFHAKPIWRYFQRAKLKMQLRWNGPNNTYSKIPASLSFTETEVKKASWDLRKQNAAVYAIQGRRPHMEDRFNIVSHLEHTGTSIYGVFDGHGGEFAADFAEKTLFKSIMIRLLKASLDEQTENITSMLTQEMLNVDNQLLDIARSNMDISGSTALVALMKDGKLTVANIGDSRGVLCDKDGRSIPLSYDHKPHSVKEKRRIKEAGGFVSFNGVWRVAGVLATSRALGDYPLKDKNLLIAEPDILSFDCKEIQPQFIILATDGLWDVFGNQEAVDYIKERLHEPHFGAKSLVLQAYYRGSLDNISVMVVKFDTNYKLLR, from the exons ATGACGGTGATAGCAGCATGCAGTCGCTTCCTGCGTCGATATTTGTTCTGCCAGGAAGCGTTGATCTTCTTCGTTATATTTGTGATTCTCTACAATTCACTGTTCCATGCTAAGCCAATATGGCGTTATTTCCAAAGAGCAAAATTGAAAATGCAACTCCGATGGAATGGACCCAATAATACATACAGTAAA ATACCAGCTTCCCTCAGTTTTACGGAAACTGAAGTGAAAAAGGCCTCATGGGACTTGAGGAAACAGAATGCTGCTGTTTATGCTATCCAGGGGCGACGTCCTCACATGGAAGACCGCTTCAACATCGTCAGTCATTTGGAGCACACTGGCACATCTATCTATGGGGTGTTTGATGGACATGGGGGAGAA TTTGCTGCTGACTTCGCTGAAAAGACTTTGTTCAAAAGTATTATGATTCGGCTGCTGAAAGCATCACTTGACGAGCAGACGGAGAACATAACATCAATGTTGACTCAGGAAATGCTCAATGTTGACAACCAACTTCTTGATATAGCACGCTCCAACATGGACATTTCAG GTTCTACAGCTTTAGTAGCCCTCATGAAAGATGGCAAACTGACTGTAGCAAACATCGGAGATTCCAGGGGCGTACTATGTGATAAAGATGGTAGGAGTATTCCCTTGTCGTATGACCACAAGCCTCATTCG GTGAAGGAAAAGAGGAGAATTAAAGAAGCTGGAGGTTTTGTGAGTTTCAACGGTGTGTGGAGAGTTGCTGGTGTTTTAGCAACATCAAGAGCTCTCGGCGATTACCCGCTCAAAGACAAGAACCTTCTTATTGCCGAGCCAGATATCCTTAGCTTTGACTGCAAAGAAATACAGCCCCAGTTTATCATCTTAGCAACCGATGGATTGTGGGATGTGTTTGGTAACCAGGAAGCTGTGGATTACATCAAAGAGAGACTACATGAGCCTCACTTTGGTGCTAAAAGTTTAGTGCTTCAAGCTTACTATCGAGGTTCTCTCGACAATATATCTGTGATGGTAGTtaaatttgatacaaattacaAACTGTTACGGTAG